Within the Pseudarthrobacter sp. W1I19 genome, the region AACAAGGACATCCTGCTGCTGGGCTTCGAGGAAATTACAACCCGGAATGAAGCGGAAACCCTCCGAGGCGCCAAACTCTTCATTGACACCGAGGAACTGGACGAAGACGACGACGACGGCTGGTACGAACACGAGCTCGTGGGACTCGAAGCCCGGGTGGGATCCCAGGTGGTGGGCAAGGTTGCCGCGCTCAACACCATGCCGGTCCAGGACCTCCTGGTGGTCACCACTCCAGGCGGGGAAGAGATCCTCATACCTTTCGTTGAGCAGATCGTGCCGGAGGTCAACATTGAGGAAGGGTTTATCCTCCTCACGCCGCCGGACGGCCTGTTCGAACTGAACGTGGACCAGGACGCGGGAACCGATCCGGAAAGCAACGCCTAAATGCGGATCGACGTTGTCAGTATTTTTCCCGAGTACCTGGCGCCGCTGGAACTCTCCCTGATCGGCAAGGCCCGCCAGGACGGGATCCTGGACCTTCACGTCCACGATCTCAGGGCCTTCACCACCGACAGGCACCGGACCGTGGATGACACCCCTTACGGCGGTGGCGCGGGCATGGTGATGAAAGCTGAGCCGTGGGCCCAGGCACTGTTGTCAATTGCAGAGGGGCGCCCGGCGGGTTTGGGCAAGCCTGTCCTGATCGTCCCGTCGCCCGCGGGGGAGCGGTTCACCCAGGCCCTCGCTTATGAACTGGCCGACGAAGAGCACCTTGCGTTTGCCTGCGGACGCTATGAGGGCATCGACGAGCGGGTCATCGAGTGGTCGCATGAACACTTCACCGTGCGTCCCGTCAGCCTTGGCGATTACGTCCTGAATGGCGGTGAAGTGGCGGTCCTGGCCATGGTGGAGGCCATCGGCAGGCTCCTGCCCGGTGTGGTGGGCAACCCAGAGTCGCTGGTGGAGGAGTCGCACTCCGACGGGTTGCTGGAGTACCCCGTCTATACCAAGCCCTCTGTCTGGCGCGAGCGGGAAGTGCCCCCAGTCCTGCTCAGCGGCAACCATGGCAAGATCGCCCAGTGGCGCAGGCACGAACAGTTCCGTCGGACGGCGGAACGCCGCCCCGACCTGCTCGAAACGTTCGACGCCGGCAAGCTGCCCCGTGCCGACCGGGCCGCCCTGCAGGATCTGGGGTACGACGTCGTCGACGGCCGGCTGCAGCGCCGCCCCACCGCCCCGGACGGACAGCAGGACTGACCGGGCCTGAATTCTTCGGGCCTCCGGCTCCCGGGATTGGCTGTCCGTCGCGGACTGTGGCAAAATTAGTCCTTGTGTCTGCTGGGTCCGCACCTGCCACAGGGGGAGCGTAACCAACAGCTAAGACAACCGGCCACATCAATCAGTGAAGTGGCCGGGCTACTAAACTTTCGGCAGCAATCTCCGGTGCGCCACCAGCGTCCGGGCTTGGCTGCCGTGACCCAAAGTGAATGACCCGTGGCGTTCACCAGGAGTGCAATCATGCATATTCTCGATTCCGTAGATGCAGCCTCGCTGCGCACCGATGTTCCCGCGTTCCGCGCAGGTGACACCCTCAAGGTTCACGTGAACATCATCGAAGGCAAGAACACCCGTGTCCAGGTATTCCAGGGCTTCGTCCTGGGCCGCCAGGGCGAGGGCGTCCGCGAGACCTTCACTGTCCGCAAGGTGTCCTTCGGTGTCGGCGTGGAGCGTACCTTCCCGGTACACTCCCCGATCATCGAAAAGATCGAGGTCGTTACCAAGGGTGACGTCCGTCGCGCCAAGCTTTACTACATGCGTGCACTGCGCGGTAAGGCTGCGAAGATCAAGGAAAAGCGCGACTTCAGCACCGCCAAGTAGTCCTTTTCGGACCTACACAGGCAGGGCCGCAGCCGTACCCGGCCAGCGCCGGAGCCATGCACCAGCGCCCAGGATACGGACTTATGGACCAGACAAAACGCCAGCCCCCCAAAACGGGCTGGCGTTTTGTGTTCCTTGCCTTTGTGCTGGCCATTGCGGTCAGCGGGCTGGTCCGCTCACTCTGGCTGGATGTCTACTACATTCCGTCCGAGTCCATGGAACCGCTCCTCCAGGGCGGGGACCGGATCCTCGTCTCGCGCACTGATTTCACCGCTGAACCGGTCCGGCGCGGGGACATCGTGGTCTTTGACGGCCGGGGAACGTTTGCGCCGCTCAACAGCGGCAAGGGCCCGTTCGTGGACGCCATGGTGGCCATCACCCAATGGCTTGGCCTGACCGGCAGTGACACCACGTACGTCAAGCGCGTCATCGGCCTCCCGGGGGATACG harbors:
- the rimM gene encoding ribosome maturation factor RimM (Essential for efficient processing of 16S rRNA): MQLQVARIGKPHGIRGEVTVQVLTDAPEDRFVPGTEFVVEPASAGPLTVSSARWNKDILLLGFEEITTRNEAETLRGAKLFIDTEELDEDDDDGWYEHELVGLEARVGSQVVGKVAALNTMPVQDLLVVTTPGGEEILIPFVEQIVPEVNIEEGFILLTPPDGLFELNVDQDAGTDPESNA
- the trmD gene encoding tRNA (guanosine(37)-N1)-methyltransferase TrmD; translation: MRIDVVSIFPEYLAPLELSLIGKARQDGILDLHVHDLRAFTTDRHRTVDDTPYGGGAGMVMKAEPWAQALLSIAEGRPAGLGKPVLIVPSPAGERFTQALAYELADEEHLAFACGRYEGIDERVIEWSHEHFTVRPVSLGDYVLNGGEVAVLAMVEAIGRLLPGVVGNPESLVEESHSDGLLEYPVYTKPSVWREREVPPVLLSGNHGKIAQWRRHEQFRRTAERRPDLLETFDAGKLPRADRAALQDLGYDVVDGRLQRRPTAPDGQQD
- the rplS gene encoding 50S ribosomal protein L19, whose amino-acid sequence is MHILDSVDAASLRTDVPAFRAGDTLKVHVNIIEGKNTRVQVFQGFVLGRQGEGVRETFTVRKVSFGVGVERTFPVHSPIIEKIEVVTKGDVRRAKLYYMRALRGKAAKIKEKRDFSTAK
- the lepB gene encoding signal peptidase I gives rise to the protein MDQTKRQPPKTGWRFVFLAFVLAIAVSGLVRSLWLDVYYIPSESMEPLLQGGDRILVSRTDFTAEPVRRGDIVVFDGRGTFAPLNSGKGPFVDAMVAITQWLGLTGSDTTYVKRVIGLPGDTVVCCDAGGKITVNGHPLAEPYIFPGDHPSTQKFTAEVPDGRLWLLGDHRSVSADSRSLLGAPGGGMVPLDRVIGRPVQIVWPLDRFAAVPRPPAAGPITENGQ